TTCCCATCTTGTTCAGTTCGATCAGCAACGACATTAGCCGCTGTGACATCTCCCAATCGACGTTTCCTGTTGGCTCGTCTGCCAAAATAACGTCTGGCCCCATAATCACGGCGCGCGCCAAAGCGGCGCGCTGGCGTTCGCCTCCGGACAGCTCCGGCGGCAATTGGTTCTGTTGGTTGGTCAAACCGACCCAACCCATCAAATCAGCAAGGTTCTGTCGCTCGGATTCAACATCCCTGCCCGACACTGTCAGTGGAAGCGCGATGTTGTCAGCAACTGACAGGTGATCCAGAAACTGGCACTCTTGATGGACAACCCCGATACGGCGGCGGGCAAGCGCGATGTCGTCGCGACCCAGAGTGGCTACGTCCTGACCAAACACCTGCACCAGCCCCTTGGAAGCGGCCAATTCCATGTAGCAGAGCTTTAGAAACGTGGACTTACCTGCGCCCGAAGGCCCGGTTAGAAAATGGAAAGAGCCGGGCTGCAACCTCAACGAAATGTCGGTCAACAAATCGCCGCCGCCATAGCTATAGGCTACGTTTTCTAATTCTATCACGGGGACTGCTCCAAATTCGACTGCGCAACAATTACGCCATAGGCAGCAACAGTTGCAATCAATTGGAAACAACAACGCTTGGAATACGCTTTTCCACAGGCTAAGACTTGGTGAGATTTGAGGCGCGTCAAGGCTTTAGGGCGCGAAAGCGGGGTTATCATGCGGCTGGTTTGCCCAAATTGCGATGCGGAATACGAAGTTGATGACAGCTTAATTCCGCTCGAGGGGCGCGACGTGCAATGTTCCAATTGCACGACAACTTGGTTTCAGGCCGGGCCTGAAGCCGGAGAAAGCGCTGTGCCAACTCCTGCTGACGAAGTGGCAGAAGTACCGCCAGAGGATCCCGATCTTGCAACCATCGCTGCCGCTGCCGCCGCCGCAGCGACTCCGACCATTCGCAAACCAACTGTGGACCAAGCCGCGCTGGACGTCATCCATGAGGAAGTTGAGCGCGAGACCTCGACAAGGAAGGCCGAGCTGGGAGGTATCGAGATACAGCCTGATCTGGGCCTTGATGACGGCGAGACTGAAGTCCGCGCCTCAGCTGCGCGCGACCGGATGGCCCGGCGCCGAGGCCTTGACCCACAAGCCGCGACAATCGAAGACAATGACGAGGCCCTAGCGGCCGCTCCGAAGCGTGATGAAGGCCACGCCAAAAAAGAACTCTTCCCCGATATCGAAGAGATCAATTCGACCCTTTCGCCAGAAGCCGCAGAGGCCGAAGCGGAAGCCGCACGACTGGCTGCTGAAGGGGGCGAGCTTGCGCCAAGCAGAAGCAGCGGCTTCAGACTTGGCTTTGGGTTGATGCTGCTGCTCGCGGTGGGCTTACTGGTCCTCTACGTTTACGCGCCGCAACTGGCACAGAAATCACCTTCATGGTCAGGAGCGTTGTCGAGCTACGTTTCAACTGTCGACAGCATGCGGGTCTGGTTGGACACCGCGGCTCAAGGTCTTGTCGAAAAGATCGGCGTAACGCTTAGCGACCAGTCCTGAAGCTAGAACTGATCCAGCAATCGCTTCAGGTAGTCCCGTTCGATTTCAGGACGCTCCTGTTCGCCCGACCTGCGACGGATTTCGTCCAACAATTCACGTGACCTGCGCTGCGCATTCTCGTCCTTCAACATGTTGTCCTCCGAGCCGATCATGCCATCAGAGCCTTGCTCACGCCCTAGCGGGTCACGGTTCTGACGAGAAGCTTGGCCTTGATTTTGGCCTTCTTGACCTTGGCCTTCACGCTGCTCCTGAGCCAGTGCTTCGCCCAAATTGCGCATTCCCTCGCGTAGCGCTTCCATTGCGTCGGATTGAGCGCCTAGTGCCTCCGCGGTTTCGTCGTTGCGCAAGGCGTCTTCGGCACGATCCATCGCCTCTCCGGCGCGATCAAGGGCTTCGCGCGCTGCGTCGCCCTCTTCGGTGCCTTGTCCGGGCAGGCTGCGTTGCTGGCGGTTTAGCTCATTCCGAAGGGCTTGCTGACGATCAGCTAACGAGCGTTCGGACCCTGCGCCATTTTGCTGACCTTCAGCTTGCTGGTTGCCTTCGCCCTGCTGGCCCTCTTGCTCGCCTTGCTGACCGCCCTGTCCGTCGTGGCTCTGGCCGCGACCCTGGCCGCCATTACGACCCTCGTTGCCCTCATTCTCGCCAGCCTGCGCACCTGGATTGAACTGCTCTTGCAGATCACGGAACGCCTCGTCGCTGAGCCCTTGCTGTTCGCGCAGCGTGTCCTGCAGGCCTTCCATCGCTTGCTGCCCCGGACTTTGCTGGCCTTCGCCATTCTGTCCTTGCGTGACCTGCATGTTCTTCATCATTTCCATCAGCTGGTCGAGCAAGGCCTGCGCTTCGGCCATTTGCCCCTCTTCCATCAACCGCTGAATCTCGTCCAGCATCTCCTGCAGTTGGTCGTTGGTGATTTCCTGAGAGTCGCCCTGCGCCTGCTGCTGAGGTTCTCCTTCTTGCCCTTCTTGCGCCAGCTGCTCCATGTATTGCTGCATGGCTTCACTGAGTTCTTGCATCAACTCCGCAATCTCGTCGTCGGTCGCGCCGTCTTTCATTGCATCTGATAGGCGTTCCTGCGCACGCTGGAGCCGCTCCAACGCATCAGACAGGCGGCCATCCTCAAGAAGCGTTGCGGCTTGCCAAAGCATGTCAGCGATTTCCGCCTGCTTGTCGTCATTGATGCCGAACTCTGTCGCCAACTCTAAGCGTGTGATTGCCATGCGTACCGTCAAGTACGCAACTTCGCTGGGAAAGAAGCCCTCGGGGTCGTAAGTTATGGTTCGCAGTACATCGCTAATGCGCGGCGCATTCGATCGTGCCCAGAGCAGATCACGCCGTTGCTCAATTAGAGCCTTTGCAATCGGTTGGAAAAAGCGTCGCCCCGGCAACTCGGCGGCAACCGTGGTTGGGCTGTTCGTCTGTTCCGATGCATCCATAACCGATAGGTCGATTTTGACTGGCAAACCGGCCCAAGGGTGTTCAGACAGGTTTTCGATTAGGCTTTCTGTAAACTCTTCCCGCTGGCCTGAAATTGGCATTGGAAGGTCCAAAACGATGACTTCTCGAGACTCTGGCTCCGCCTCCAATCCGTAGCGCCGATCCACAGCCGCCAAATCCAAAGAAATCGTAGCACTGCCGCGTTCAACTCCGTAATCGTCAGATGCCGTGAAGGGTAGCTCCATTTCGCCATTGATCTGCCGCGATACTTCACCTGACACGGCAACCGATGGCGGTTGGTCAGCTTGTGCAGTGATTTTCCATTCCGCCGCGTCGCCGCCTTCGATCCGGATCACACCGTCTTGTTCAATCACTCTGCTAAATGCTGTTTTAGGGTCCGCGTCTTCCTCTACGCTCCCGCTCACCCCTGAAACTGTTTCGGACAGGGTCAAACTTCCGACCTGACCATAAAGTCGAACCGTAAGGTCGCTGCCCTTTGGCACGGTTAAATCTGATACCTTAACTTCGTTCAGATAAAGGCTGGGTTTGCCGGTGTATGCGGGCGGCTCGATCCAGATTTCCCACGCGGGGCCTGCCGCCACGGCTTGTCCCAAGCCGCCTGATGTCAGATCATCCAAAGACGTTGCCCGCCAAAGACTGCCGAAACCAAGCGTCATGACCAAAAGCAACACCGCCACATAGCGCAAAGCGTAGGGATCTTGCGAAGATACGCGCAAGTCAGGCGAGACAGCCTCAGCCTCGGCCAAGCGGGCTTGCATCCTTGCCTGATGAGCCTTCCAGATCGCTTGCGAAGCTGCGTCACTGCCGCCAAGCGCCTGTGTGTCCAAAGCCGCTGTCACGGGACGCCCGGCCATCGTGAGGTCAATCCGATTCAACGCGTCGGACCATGTCGGGCTGCGATACTTCTTCAGCCCATAGACCAGTGAGGCTAGCGTCGCGGCCCCCGCGACCATCGTGACGCCCCAGAGGGCCTCCGCAGGCATTGCAACGCCAGCAAAGAGCGTCAAAACCACCAAGCTAAGAATAACAACTGTCCAAAAAGGCCAAAACGCCTGCGTAATACGTTCAGCCCACAGACCAACAAGTGTCAGTCGTGTTGGCCACTTTAAGGCAGAAAGGTCTAGCTCGGTGTCAGGCTTGCTCATCCGGTCATCCCATCGGCCCATCGCACCATAGCGTCAGAGCCATTCTGGAATGGTATCTCGATTTATCATCTCGTCAAAGGTAGGACGCTCCCGAATGACGGCGAATTGATCCTCATGTACCAAAACTTCAGGAATAAGCGGCCTTGAGTTGTATTCGGACGCCATTACAGCACCATATGCACCTGCAGAGCGGAACGCGACCAAATCACCGGCTGAGACTGGCGGCATGATCCGTTGTTTTGCAAAGGTGTCGCCACTTTCGCATACAGGACCGACAATATCATACTTCACCTGTTCGACACCTGCCGCAGGCTCGATGACCGGAATGATATCATGATGCGCGCCATACATGGCAGGGCGAATGAGGTCATTCATCGCTGCATCAATAATCATGAAACTACGGTCTTCACCCTCTTTGATGTAGATAACCTCTGACACCAAGAGACCCGCGTTCCCTGCGATCAGTCGTCCGGGTTCGATTTCGATCTCGCATCCAAGATGTCCGACTTTGTCTTTCACGAGTTGGCCGAACTCTTGCGGCAAAGGTGGCGCATCGTTCGAGCGCTCGTAAGGAATTCCCAAGCCACCGCCCAAATCAAGGCGGCGAATATCGTGACCTTCGGCACGAAGAACTTTGGTCAACTCCGCAACTTTCTCGAATGCCTGACCGAAGGGTTCAAGTTGTGTCAGCTGGCTGCCAATATGAACGTCGATGCCAATTACATCTAACCCGGGCAACGCCGCGGCTTCGGCATAAACTTCTTTTGCGCGGGAAATCGGAATACCGAATTTGTTCTCTGATTTGCCTGTTGAAATTTTCTCGTGGGTTTTTGCATCTACGTCTGGATTGACCCGAATGGTCACTGGCGCCACGGCTCCCATGGACGACGCGACGTCGGACAAAACCCGCATCTCCGGCTCGCTCTCGATATTGAATTGGCGGATACCACCTTCAAGCGCGAGACGCATTTCTGCGCGGGTTTTTCCAACTCCGGAGAAAACGATCTTATCGCCCGGAACGCCAACAGCCTTGGCCCGCATGTACTCGCCGCCTGAAACGACGTCCATGCCCGCTCCCAGATCCGCCAGCAGCTTCAACACAGCTTGGTTGGAATTGGCTTTCATGGCGTAGCAGACAAGATGATCCGCCCAGTCCAATGCTTCGTCAAACAAACGGAAATGGCGCGAAAGCGTCGCGCTCGAATAGACATAAAACGGCGCACCCACTTGAGCGGCAATTTCGGAAATTGCGACTTCCTCAGCGTGCAAAACGCCGTCGCGGTAAAGAAAATGATCCATCAGTCGAGTGGCCTTGTGCGCAGAAATAAATAGAGCGGCAAGCCGCAAGAGACACCGATACAGAATGTCGCCGGGATCGCAACCAGAGCCAGCCAATTCCTACGAACTGATACCTCTGCCAAAATCCAGACAGTTAGGGCGAAGGCGGCAATAGTAAGGTCCCAGACCAACCCCGAGGACGCTGCATTGGCGTGCCAAGCATCAACCATCAGGCCGATAGAAAAACCGTTCTCAGAAAACCACTGAACGAAATAATACATCGGGTGGATTGCCCCCCAAATCGCGAGGGCAAGATAGATCATACGCAACACGGACATTGCAGCGGCTCCTGTACCAGTGAGCGGCGATGTAGCCCATTCCCGCACCGCCGGAAAGGTCTCAGGCCCAGCGATAACCCCGCATTTTCCTTATTTTCGCCCAATGGACGGGGCAAACCGTGCAAAAGGGCTTAGGGGGCCGACCGAATGATGAGACACTACCTACTGTTTTCTTTGGCATATTTGGCCTGCGCTGTGGCGTTGGTCTTTGCCTTGCGAGAACAGCCGGGGGTCTTGCTGCAAGGTGCGGTGCAAACATCCCTCTACCTTTTGAGGTCGTTCGCCGAATGGATGCCTATACTCGGAGTGTTTCTGGCGGGGTCGCTTTTCCTGACACGAAAGTTCGGCATCAAGGAGCGAATTCTACCAACCCTTTACGCCTTACTCGGCTGTCTGGCGTTCTCGATGGCGTTTTCTCTGGTTAAGACATCAATCCCTTATATCCAGCCTTTCTACGCCGACCCGCTCTTCGCAGATCTGGATAGGGCACTTCATTTCGGTGTCGATCCGTGGCGCATTACCCACGCGATCGCGGCCTACGTACCGCCCGCTGCCATCGTTATCTTGTACTTTATGGTTTGGTTCCTCCCAGCCGTTTTCCTACCGGTTTTCATAGCCCTGACGGATACTGACAAGGACAGATCGAAACGGTTTATGATCCTTTATGTCGGATCATGGATTGGCTTGGGCAACCTGCTTGCCGTTGTCGGAAGCTCCGCAGGCCCCGTCTATTATGACCGCCTTCTTGGCACTGCGCGGTTTTCCGACCTGACAATCGCACTTGAGAGCAGCGGAATCTCCGCATCGGCTCTTGGACGAGTGCAAGAGAATCTTTGGCAATTCTATTCCGAAGGCGGGCAAAGTCTCGGCTCAGGAATTTCGGCGTTCCCGTCAGTCCATGTAGGTTTGGCCGCAGTCACGCTCCTTTATTTGTGGGAACGCTCACGCCTTCTGGCCCCGTTTGGCGTCGTTTTCGCTGTAATGATTTTATTCTCCTCCGTCTATCATGGCTGGCATTACGCAGTGGACGGTTATGTCTCGATCGCGGTCGTAACAGTCCTCTGGGCTGCGCTGCGGCGACGCAACGTCGCAATTGCCACTTACATTCCTGCTTGATTGAAGGTTTAAAGCTAACAAAGTTGCGAACCCGCCCCCACGGGGCGTTGCGAGAGGAATTGAGACATGGCCGAGATTGAACGCGAAAGCATGGAATATGATGTGGTTATCGTGGGGGCCGGCCCAGCCGGACTTAGCGCAGCCATCCGCCTGAAGCAGCTCGACGCTGACATCAATGTCGTTGTCTTGGAAAAAGGCTCCGAAGTCGGCGCGCATATCCTGTCTGGTGCGGTCCTTGATCCCTCGGGCCTTGACTCGCTGCTGCCGGATTGGCGCACGATGGACGCCCCGATCAAAGTGCCGGTGAAATCCGACAACTTCTACATGCTCGGCGAGGCCGGTCAGGTGCGCATCCCGAACTTCGTGATGCCGCCACTTATGAACAACCACGGCAACTATATTGTCTCCATGGCTAATGTTTGCCGCTGGATGGCCGAGTTAGCCGAAGGCATGGGTGTCGAAATATTCCCCGGCATGGCCTGCTCTGACATCGTCTACGGCGACAATGGAGAAGTGAAGGGTGTTATAGCTGGCGTATTTGGTCTGGAAGCAGACGGCTCCTACGGCGAAAACACAGAGCCGGGGATGGAACTTCATGGCAAATACGTCTTCCTGTCGGAAGGCGTTCGCGGATCGCTCTCCAAACAAGTGATCGAAAAATACGATCTCGCGAAAGGCGCAAGCCCACAGAAATACGGTCTCGGTATGAAAGAGATCTGGGAAATCGACCCAGCCAAGCACAAAGAAGGCACTGTGACCCACACAATGGGCTGGCCTTTGGGGAGCAATGCAGGCGGCGGGTCGTTCATTTACCACCTCGACAACAATCAAGTCTATGTAGGGTTCGTGGTGCATCTGAACTACGAGAACCCGTATCTGTTCCCTTACATGGAATTCCAGCGTTTCAAGCACCACCCGATGGTTGCAGATCTGCTGGAAGGCGGCAAACGAGTGGCTTACGGTGCGCGGGCAATTACTGAGGGCGGCTGGCAGTCACTGCCCAAGACCGCTTTCCCGGGCGGTGCGTTGCTGGGCTGCTCCGCGGGAATGGTCAACGTCCCGAGGATCAAGGGCAACCACAACGCAATGCTGTCCGGCAAAGCCGCAGCCGAAGCTGCATTTGAGGCTATCGGCGCAGGCCGCTCTGGCGATACATTGGACGGCTACGACACCGAAGTGCGCACTGGCGCGATTGGCAAAGACCTGAAACGCGTGCGCAACGTAAAGCCACTGTGGTCGAACTATGGTTTGACTGCCTCCTTGGCCATCGGCGGCGCCGATATGTGGTGCAACAACATCTTTGGCACGTCTCCGCTGAACCTCAAGCATGGCAAGTCGGACGCGGAAGCTACGGGAAAGGCAGCCGATTTCAAGGAAATCGACTACCCCAAGCCAGACGGCAAGCTGTCCTTCGACCGGTTAACCAACGTCGCCTTTGCCGCGACCAACCACGAGGAAAGCCAACCGTCACACCTGAAGCTGAAAGACGAGAGCATCCCGATTGGTGTTAACCTGCCCGTCTATGCAGAACCTGCGCAGCGCTATTGCCCTGCAGGTGTTTACGAAGTGGTCGACAACAACTTTGTCATCAACTTCCAAAACTGCGTTCACTGCAAAACCTGCGACATCAAAGACCCGTCGCAAAATATTGTGTGGACGACGCCTCAAGGCGGTGACGGGCCTAACTACCCCAATATGTAACGCAGAATTGGCGCGGCGGGCTTTCCCCCGCGCTATTGTTACCAAACGGCACATGGACAACCTGAGTCGGTGGACCTAGTTTCCTTCTGTGACGTTAGAAGAATTGGGCCCGACTATTATGACATCGACCACTCTCCGCAATTGCGCGACTGCGCTGCTGCTTTCGTTCGCGGCAGGAACGGCACCAGGATGGGCCGCGCAAAATGGTCTTGCTGGCCCCTACCTTGCAGCGCGACAAGCGACCATATCCTTCGATTACACCGAAGCGGCGCTCTACTACCGCCGCGCAATCATCGCAGAACCGACGAACCTTCCATTGAAGGAAAGCGCAATCATTGCGCTGATTGGTCAGGGAGACATTGCTGGCGCGGCTGAAGTCGCGACGGAACATGAAAAATCCGGCGGCAGAAACCAAATCGTTGATCTGGTGCTGGATACGGTTTCAGTAGCCGAGGGTGAATTTGATCGCGCATCAGAAGAAAGCCCCGAGACAACTGGCCTTGCCCCCCTTTTGGGCGGCCTGACGCGGGCGTGGGCTCTTCTTGGGCAAGGCAAAATGTCCGACGCCACTGATGCCTTTGACGCAGTCGCGAAAACTGAAGATTTTGCATCCTTCGCCTATTATCACAATGCTTTGGCGCTTGCTTCTGTCGGTGACTTTGAAGGGGCGGATCAAATCCTGTCCGGCGAGAAACACGGTCCCCTGATCTTAAGCGCGCGCGGCATCGAAGCGCATGCACAAATTCTTGCACAGCTTGACCGACAATCTGACGCGATTGAGTTGCTGAATGCTACAACTGCGAACGGGTTCAGCGCCGAGCTCGAAGCCCTGAAAGAGCGCCTCGAAGCACGTGAAACGGTTGAATACGACTTCGTCACCAACGCAAGCGAAGGCGTGGCTGAGGTCTATTTCAATCTGTCTTCGGTGCTTGTTGGCCGCACCGCGCCAGAGCATGTCTTGCTATATGTCCGCATGGCGCAATTCATTCGTCCAAACCACGCCCCCGCGGTTTTGATGGCTGCCCAAATTCTTGAGGACATGGGTCAGTTTGACCTGGCGACGGACGCTTATGCGTCACTTGATGCCGACTCCCCTGCATACGTACTGGCCGAGATCGGTCGGGCGAACGCGTTGTATTCGGACGACCGCAAAGACGCCTCAGTCGAAGTTCTGACCGCCCTGTCAAAATCTCGTGGCGATATCGCCTTGGTTCATTCAACCCTTGGCGACATGCTCAGCCGGACCGAGAAGAACGAAGCCGCGATTGAAGCATATTCACGTGCGCTAGATATCAACGGGATCGGCAACCGCTCCAACTGGCGTATTTTCTACGCGCGCGGCATCGTTCGAGAGCGCATGGATGACTTCACAGGGATGGAATTGGATTTCCGCAAAGCGCTTGAGCTGTCCCCTAATCAGCCGGACATTCTGAACTACCTTGGCTACTCGCTGGTCGAGCAGCGTATCAAGCTCGACGAAGCATTGGGGATGATTCAGACAGCCGTAAAAGAAAGCCCCGAAAGCGGATATATTACCGACAGTCTTGGCTGGATCTTCTATCGTCTCGGGCGTTTCGAAGAGGCCGTTGCACCTATGGAAAAGGCAGTTGAACTGCTACCTGTAGATCCAATTGTAAACGACCACCTTGGAGACGTGTATTGGATGGTTGGCCGAGAGAGGGAAGCCGAATTCCAATGGAAGCGTGCCCTTTCGTTCGAGCCGGAGGAAGCGGAAGCCGAGCGCATTCGCGACAAGCTGGCACGGGGCCTGACCGTCGTGCTTGAGGAAGAAGCCAGCGCTGGAACGACACAAACCGCCAACGAATGATGCTGGAAGAATTTGCGCGAGCGAAGGTCAACCTGACGCTACATATCACTGGGCAACGCGAAAATGGCTATCATATGCTCGATAGCTTGGTGATGTTCGCATCCACCGGAGATATTCTTAGCTTCGACCACGCTACTGACCTGTCCCTCAGGATTGACGGCCCAGAAGCCCGAGCGCTTCCCGTCGAAAACAACTCGATCCTGTCAGCTGCGCACAACCTTGATTCCACCAAAGGCGCAAGTATCAGGCTGACCAAACACTTGCCGGTCTCATCTGGGATCGGTGGCGGAAGTGCGGACGCTGCAGCTGCTTACCGTGGCCTGTCAAAGCTCTGGAACTTACCTGAGCCACCACTCTCACAGGATTTTTGCGCAAGAATTTCGCGGATAGGCGCCGACGTGCCAGTGTGTGTTTTCTCAAGAACGACGCGCATGTCGGGAATTGGGGAGCGCCTTGAGTTCTTGACGCATCTTCCCATGCTCCATGCAGTTTTAGTAAATCCCCGAGTTGCAGTGTCGACACAGGCCGTGTTCAAAACCGTCACGAATAAGTCCAACCCAGCAATGGGTGAGCTTCCATCGTTTTTTTCGGGCCAGGCGTCGTTCATAAGTTGGCTTAGTCAGAATCGAAACGACATGCAGTCAGCGGCGATGTCGTTGGAACCTGCAATCTCGGACACTTTGAATGCAATCTCGAGCTCGCATGCGTGCCAGCTTGCCCGTATGTCAGGCTCTGGCGCAACGTGTTTTGGGATTTATCCAGATGCGGGCGCAGCAGAAAATGCGGCATCTCAGATCAGCGGGAAGCACTCGGACTGGTGGGTGCAATCCTGCACTCTGGGCGCCTAATTCAGGCGCGACACGACATAGTCAGCCAAGTCATGAAGCATATCCGTCAGATCCCCTTTGGGTGCTGACCGAAGCGCCTGCTTTGCAACGTCCGACCAAGCAAGCGCATCTTCGCGAGCCCGATCCAAAGCATCATGCTGATCTAGCAAATGCAGAGCTTGTTCCAGATCTCCGTCCCTTTGCTTGCCCTTTTCAATCGTGCGCACCCAGAACTCTCGGTCGACGTCTCCGCCAGCAGCGATCGCTTTGATCAATGGCAATGTCAGCTTCCGCTCCCGGAAATCATCGCCGACATTCTTGCCTGTCTTGGTCGCGTCACCAGCGAAGTCCAGAATGTCGTCAGCGATCTGGAAACTTACCCCCAGTGCATCTCCATACGTATATAAGGCTTGAACAACTTCTGCTGGGGCATCCGCGATCATCCCACCGACTTTAGTTGCCGCCGAGAACAAGGCAGCCGTCTTTCCGCGCACGACTTGCAAATAAATCTCTTCTGTCGTCGATAGATTTTGCGCTGCGGTCAGTTGCAAAACCTCGCCTTCCGCGATGACAGCAGAAGCGTTCGACAGAACTTTCAGCACGTCCAAGCGCCCTGTCTCGGTCATCAGTTGGAATGAACGGGCAAAGAGGTAGTCCCCCACCAACACAGACGATTTGTTATCCCAAAGTAGATTTGCAGCAGGTCGGCCGCGACGCTGCTCGCTGCCGTCAACGACGTCATCGTGCAACAGAGTAGCGGTGTGAATAAACTCAACGGTTGCAGCAAGGTGGACATGGTAAGGCCCATCGTAGCGGCACAGCCGGGCGGCCGCCAAAGTGAGCATTGGGCGCAACCGTTTTCCTCCGGCCTCAACCAAATGCGCGGTCACTTCTGGAATGCGCGGCGCATGCTCTGATGCCATCCTGTCGCGGATCATTGCGCCAACAGCGTCAAGGTCTTCGGCGAGAGCCGCCTGAAGGCGATCGTGGGGCTTAACAGAGGGGTAATCCAAACTCATCTTCGCGATCTGCCTCGTCTCTCGACAAACGTGCTGGGCTGTCGTTAACTCTATCACATGAAAGAGCTTTTGCGCAGCAACGATCCAACCATCATCGCCTTCTCTAAAGCCCTGCTATCCGGGGAAGATATAGGCGTGTTCGAAATGGACGTCCATATGAGTGTTCTTGAAGGGTCCGTTGGCATATTGCCGCGCCGCCTTATGGTGCGCGAGCAAGACTTGTTCATGGCGCGCGCAATTCTGCGTGATAACAAAATTTCCATCGACGGCTGACGGCCTATGGGCTTCGCGCAAGATGAGCTGACGCACGACGCATTCCTTGGTGGAAAGCTCCATCTGTGGCAGCCCCGCAAGGGCTACCGCGCGGCCACTGATCCTGTCCTCCTTGCAGCCTCTTGCCCTGCCAAGCCGGGCCAGACTGTGCTTGAGCTTGGATGCGGTGTGGGCACCGCGTCGCTTTGCTTGCACACAAGGGTGCCGGTCAAATTGACCGGTATTGAGCTTCAATCGGCGTATGCTGCTCTCGCACGCCGAAATTCTGCCGAAGTCGGAACAAGCATGGACGTGATCGAGGCCGACCTTGCACACCTACCCGCAGATATCCGAGCACGTAGCTTCGATCATGTTCTGCTGAATCCCCCCTATTATGGACCAGGCACGGCTTCACCTGACCAAGGTCGGGATACTGCGCTTAGGGAGCAGACCCCGCTCGCTGCTTGGATCGACGCAGCACTGCGCCGCGCGGGCCCAAAGGGATGCGTGACCGTGATTCACTTGGCTGAGCGGGTGGGAGACTTGATCGAATTGCTCAATTCTCGGGCAGGGCTTATCGAAATCAAACCCATTGCTTCACGGGCCGGCAAGCCCGCTCGGCGTGTGTTGCTGCGGGCGCATAAAGGGCGCGCAGCAAGAAGCATATTGCATAATCCCTTGGTGTTACACGATGGAGCCACGCATCTCTCAGACGGGGATGACTACTCCGAGGAGGCAACCAGAATCCTGCGCCATGGGTGTTCACTAGATTTTTAGAAACTATCGCCGCATCGCCGCGACGCATTTGCGTGACTTGCGCGAAAAGTTGTGCTGCAATGAAAGTCTAACCACACAAACAGGAGGTATGCCCATGACAATCAGTTCTCACCTTTCGGAGCTGAAACGCAAACACGAGGTATTGTCCCAACGCGTGGAAGAGGCCCAGAAAAGCCCAAGCTCTGATGATCTGACAGTTGTAGAGCTGAAAAAGCAGAAACTGCGCCTTAAGGAGGAAATCTCCAAATACGCAAACTAGAGTTTTCGTGAGCCAAGCGCGGCTAGCCCTGCACCGGCTGTAATTAAAACTGCAGCCAGCAGCAAACCAGCCGTTGCTTGGGCATATCCGGTTGCGATTAATATGCATGTCGACAGCAACGGCGCAGCATAGGATGCTGCGCCTAAGAGTTGTATGTCGCCTTTTTTTACCCCAACATCCCACAAATAGAACGCAAGCCCGACAGGTCCGAGGCCAAGGCCGATGACCGAGAGCCAGTTGGCCGTGCCACTGGGGCGAACGGTTTCTTCGAGTAGCAAATGTGCGACACCCGAGAGGCCTGCTGCGGCAAGACAGAAATAGGCGACAACTTCC
Above is a window of Litoreibacter janthinus DNA encoding:
- a CDS encoding phosphatase PAP2 family protein — encoded protein: MMRHYLLFSLAYLACAVALVFALREQPGVLLQGAVQTSLYLLRSFAEWMPILGVFLAGSLFLTRKFGIKERILPTLYALLGCLAFSMAFSLVKTSIPYIQPFYADPLFADLDRALHFGVDPWRITHAIAAYVPPAAIVILYFMVWFLPAVFLPVFIALTDTDKDRSKRFMILYVGSWIGLGNLLAVVGSSAGPVYYDRLLGTARFSDLTIALESSGISASALGRVQENLWQFYSEGGQSLGSGISAFPSVHVGLAAVTLLYLWERSRLLAPFGVVFAVMILFSSVYHGWHYAVDGYVSIAVVTVLWAALRRRNVAIATYIPA
- a CDS encoding electron transfer flavoprotein-ubiquinone oxidoreductase; amino-acid sequence: MAEIERESMEYDVVIVGAGPAGLSAAIRLKQLDADINVVVLEKGSEVGAHILSGAVLDPSGLDSLLPDWRTMDAPIKVPVKSDNFYMLGEAGQVRIPNFVMPPLMNNHGNYIVSMANVCRWMAELAEGMGVEIFPGMACSDIVYGDNGEVKGVIAGVFGLEADGSYGENTEPGMELHGKYVFLSEGVRGSLSKQVIEKYDLAKGASPQKYGLGMKEIWEIDPAKHKEGTVTHTMGWPLGSNAGGGSFIYHLDNNQVYVGFVVHLNYENPYLFPYMEFQRFKHHPMVADLLEGGKRVAYGARAITEGGWQSLPKTAFPGGALLGCSAGMVNVPRIKGNHNAMLSGKAAAEAAFEAIGAGRSGDTLDGYDTEVRTGAIGKDLKRVRNVKPLWSNYGLTASLAIGGADMWCNNIFGTSPLNLKHGKSDAEATGKAADFKEIDYPKPDGKLSFDRLTNVAFAATNHEESQPSHLKLKDESIPIGVNLPVYAEPAQRYCPAGVYEVVDNNFVINFQNCVHCKTCDIKDPSQNIVWTTPQGGDGPNYPNM
- a CDS encoding tetratricopeptide repeat protein translates to MTSTTLRNCATALLLSFAAGTAPGWAAQNGLAGPYLAARQATISFDYTEAALYYRRAIIAEPTNLPLKESAIIALIGQGDIAGAAEVATEHEKSGGRNQIVDLVLDTVSVAEGEFDRASEESPETTGLAPLLGGLTRAWALLGQGKMSDATDAFDAVAKTEDFASFAYYHNALALASVGDFEGADQILSGEKHGPLILSARGIEAHAQILAQLDRQSDAIELLNATTANGFSAELEALKERLEARETVEYDFVTNASEGVAEVYFNLSSVLVGRTAPEHVLLYVRMAQFIRPNHAPAVLMAAQILEDMGQFDLATDAYASLDADSPAYVLAEIGRANALYSDDRKDASVEVLTALSKSRGDIALVHSTLGDMLSRTEKNEAAIEAYSRALDINGIGNRSNWRIFYARGIVRERMDDFTGMELDFRKALELSPNQPDILNYLGYSLVEQRIKLDEALGMIQTAVKESPESGYITDSLGWIFYRLGRFEEAVAPMEKAVELLPVDPIVNDHLGDVYWMVGREREAEFQWKRALSFEPEEAEAERIRDKLARGLTVVLEEEASAGTTQTANE
- a CDS encoding 4-(cytidine 5'-diphospho)-2-C-methyl-D-erythritol kinase; protein product: MMLEEFARAKVNLTLHITGQRENGYHMLDSLVMFASTGDILSFDHATDLSLRIDGPEARALPVENNSILSAAHNLDSTKGASIRLTKHLPVSSGIGGGSADAAAAYRGLSKLWNLPEPPLSQDFCARISRIGADVPVCVFSRTTRMSGIGERLEFLTHLPMLHAVLVNPRVAVSTQAVFKTVTNKSNPAMGELPSFFSGQASFISWLSQNRNDMQSAAMSLEPAISDTLNAISSSHACQLARMSGSGATCFGIYPDAGAAENAASQISGKHSDWWVQSCTLGA